Proteins from a genomic interval of Lathamus discolor isolate bLatDis1 chromosome 19, bLatDis1.hap1, whole genome shotgun sequence:
- the NUAK2 gene encoding NUAK family SNF1-like kinase 2, whose protein sequence is MERAAGAALAAELTKSPRPLMKKQAVKRHHHKHNLKHRYEFLETLGKGTYGKVKKARERSGKLVAIKSIRKDKIKDEQDLVHIRREIEIMSSLNHPHIIAVHEVFENSSKIVIVMEYASKGDLYDYISERQRLTEHEARHFFRQVVSAVYYCHKNGIVHRDLKLENILLDANGNIKIADFGLSNVYQQDKLLQTYCGSPLYASPEIINGRPYKGPEVDSWSLGVLLYILVHGTMPFDGHDYKTLVKQITSGDYREPTKLSDACGLIRWMLMVNPERRATIEDIATHWWVNWGYKVPLGEQELLRESDSPLATVAEWLRRSSRPLLENSSKVRCFLKQHLPGAALERQRSLKKSKKENDVSHALQEVAPALENPSKSILKRPKGILKKRNSCEQKVPGPGPPAAAPTGEARVEDDEAAAAGLACILPSGMLPGSAAARAVPAAVPKKGILKKPSTRESGYYSSLECCESGDVLDAASLDLDGNVFADTPSPEPGAQGLPARRKGILKHNGKFSSGSAEAEGPPGQGFGGFSEVPLPQAPRARPSSAVSEDSILSTESFEQLDLPARIPAGSRGMRGCVSADSLLRLEEEEEAAEEGRRLRRWTVTHCRSPLAESSAALAGCGSVTELYSRAVPIGMKLS, encoded by the exons GTGGCGATTAAGTCAATCCGGAAAGACAAAATCAAGGATGAGCAGGACCTTGTCCATATCCGGAGAGAGATTGAGATCATGTCCTCCCTCAACCACCCCCACATCATCGCTGTCCATGAAG tgtttgagAACAGCAGCAAGATCGTCATCGTGATGGAGTACGCCAGCAAGGGTGACCTCTATGACTACATCAGCGAGCGGCAGCGGCTCACGGAGCACGAGGCGCGCCACTTCTTCCGCCAGGTCGTGTCAGCCGTCTACTACTGCCACAAG AACGGGATTGTCCACAGGGACCTGAAGCTGGAGAACATCCTTCTTGATGCCAATGGGAACATCAAG ATTGCAGACTTCGGCCTGTCCAACGTTTACCAGCAGGACAAGCTCCTGCAGACGTACTGCGGCAGCCCCCTCTACGCATCCCCCGAGATCATCAATGGGAGGCCATACAAGGGCCCAGAG GTGGATAGCTGGTCCCTGGGTGTCCTCCTCTACATCCTGGTCCATGGCACGATGCCGTTCGACGGCCACGACTACAAGACTCTGGTCAAGCAGATCACGAGTGGGGACTACCGGGAGCCCACCAAGCTCTCAG ATGCCTGCGGGCTGATCCGCTGGATGCTGATGGTGAACCCGGAGCGCCGCGCCACCATCGAGGACATCGCCACGCACTGGTGGGTGAACTGGGGCTACAAAGTGCCCcttggggagcaggagctgctgcgggAGAGCGATTCCCCCCTGGCCACGGTGGCAGAGTGGCTTCGCCGCTCCTCGCGGCCCCTCCTGGAGAACAGCTCCAAGGTGCGATGCTTCCTGAAGCAGCACCTGCCCGGCGCAGCCCTGGAGCGGCAGCGCTCCCTCAAGAAGTCCAAGAAGGAGAACGACGTCTCCCACGCGCTGCAGGAGGTGGCCCCAGCCCTGGAGAACCCCTCCAAGTCCATCCTCAAGCGACCCAAGGGcatcctgaagaagagaaactcCTGCGAGCAGAAGgtgcccggccccggccccccgGCAGCAGCGCCCACGGGAGAGGCGAGGGTTGAGGATGATGAGGCGGCTGCTGCGGGTCTCGCCTGCATCCTGCCCTCGGGAATGCTGCCTGGCAGCGCGGCCGCCAGAGCAGTGCCCGCAGCCGTGCCCAAGAAGGGAATACTGAAGAAGCCCTCGACGAGGGAGTCGGGCTATTACTCATCCCTGGAGTGCTGCGAGTCTGGGGATGTCCTGGATGCAGCCAGCTTGGACCTCGATGGGAACGTGTTTGCTGACACCCCCTCCCCGGAGCCGGGCGCCCAGGGTCTCCCTGCCCGCAGGAAGGGCATCCTCAAGCACAACGGCAAGTTCTCCTCTGGCAGCGCCGAGGCGGAGGGTCCCCCCGGGCAGGGCTTTGGGGGGTTcagtgaggtgcccctgccccagGCGCCCCGCGCCCGCCCGTCCAGCGCCGTCAGCGAGGACAGCATCCTGTCCACGGAGTCCTTCGAGCAGCTGGACCTGCCCGCCCGCATCCCCGCCGGCAGCAGGGGCATGCGGGGCTGCGTCTCTGCCGACAGCCTGCTCcgcctggaggaggaggaggaggcggcggaggaaGGGCGCAGGCTGCGCCGCTGGACCGTCACCCACTGCCGGAGCCCGCTGGCAGAGAGCAGCGCGGCCCTGGCCGGATGCGGCAGCGTCACCGAGCTCTACAGCCGGGCCGTGCCCATCGGCATGAAGCTGAGCTGA
- the TMCC2 gene encoding transmembrane and coiled-coil domains protein 2 isoform X2, with product MELDKGDVTALSLPSAAGHGDTDGTVCLDVPEGTPDPHRTKAAIEHLHQKILKITEQIKIEQEARDDNVAEYLKLANNADKQQASRIKQVFEKKNQKSAQTIAQLHKKLEHYHKKLKEIEQNGPSRQPKDVFRDMHQGLKDVGANVRSSISGFSGGVVEGVKGGLSGLSQATHTAVVSKPREFASLIRNKFGSADNIAHLKDTLDDGHPEEASRALSGSATLVSSPKYGSDDECSSATSGSAGGSNSGAGPGGLGSPKCNTLDSHHNNFDTILEELREIKDSQSHLEDSMEDLKAQLQRDYTYMTQCLQEERYRYERLEEQLNDLTELHQNEMTNLKQELASMEEKVAYQSYERARDIQEAVESCLTRVTKLELQQQQQQVVQLEGVENANARALLGKFINVILALMAVLLVFVSTIANFITPLMKTRMRILSTALLVLFLFFLWKHWDSISYFLEHVLLPS from the exons ATGGAG CTGGACAAGGGGGATGTGACCGCGCTGAGCCTGCCCTCCGCCGCCGGGCACGGCGACACCGACGGCACCGTCTGCCTGGACGTCCCCGAGGGCACCCCCGACCCGCACAGGACGAAAGCGGCCATCGAGCACCTGCACCAGAAGATCCTCAAGATCACGGAGCAGATCAAGATCGAGCAGGAGGCCCGCGATGACAACGTGGCCGAGTACCTGAAGCTGGCCAACAACGCGGACAAGCAGCAGGCGTCCCGCATCAAGCAGGTCTTTGAGAAGAAGAACCAGAAGTCGGCGCAGACCATCGCGCAGCTCCACAAGAAGCTGGAGCACTACCACAAGAAGCTGAAGGAGATCGAGCAGAACGGCCCTTCCCGGCAGCCCAAGGATGTTTTCCGGGACATGCACCAGGGTCTCAAGGACGTGGGTGCCAACGTTCGCTCCAGCATCAGCGGCTTCAGCGGCGGCGTGGTGGAAGGCGTCAAGGGGGGGCTCTCGGGTCTGTCGCAGGCCACGCACACCGCCGTGGTCTCCAAGCCGCGGGAGTTCGCCAGCCTCATCCGGAACAAGTTCGGCAGCGCGGACAACATCGCGCACCTGAAGGACACGTTGGACGACGGGCACCCGGAGGAGGCCTCGCGCGCGCTCAGCGGCAGCGCCACGCTGGTCTCCAGCCCCAAGTACGGCAGCGATGACGAGTGCTCCAGTGCCACCTCCGGCTCGGCCGGAGGCagcaactccggggcaggaccCGGCGGGCTGGGGAGCCCCAAGTGCAACACGCTGGACAGCCACCACAATAACTTCGACACCATCCTGGAGGAGCTCCGGGAGATCAAGGACAGCCAGTCGCATCTGGAGGACTCCATGGAGGACCTCAAGGCGCAGCTGCAACGGGATTACACCTACATGACGCAGTGCTTGCAGGAGGAGCGGTACAG GTACGAGCGCCTGGAGGAGCAGCTCAACGACCTCACCGAGCTGCACCAGAACGAAATGACCAACCTGAAGCAGGAGCTGGCCAGCATGGAGGAGAAGGTGGCCTACCAGTCCTACGAGAGGGCACGGGACATCCAG GAGGCGGTGGAGTCCTGCCTGACGCGGGTGACCaagctggaactgcagcagcagcagcagcaagtggTGCAGCTGGAAGGGGTGGAGAACGCCAATGCCCGGGCGCTGCTGGGCAAGTTCATCAACGTCATCCTGGCCCTGATGGCCGTGCTGCTCGTCTTCGTCTCCACCATCGCCAACTTCATCACCCCGCTCATGAAGACCCGCATGCGCATCCTCAGCACCGCCCTGCTcgtcctcttcctcttcttcctctggaaGCACTGGGACTCCATCAGCTACTTCCTGGAGCAcgtcctgctccccagctga
- the TMCC2 gene encoding transmembrane and coiled-coil domains protein 2 isoform X1: MKRCRSDELRQPEEDPGAAGEPPGPAAMEAKAGEAAAAAPEAGAVPPPRTKPPDLKKIQQLSEGSMFGHGLKHLFHSRRRSREREQQSSQDAVPPHCAASDHDSPDEKERSPEMHRVSYAVSLHDLPARPTAFNRVLQQIRSRPSIKRGTSLHSGSRRAKSGSLEPQKGSPHLLRKAPQDSSLTAILHQHQGRPRSSSTTDTAILLAESGAVYLLTEDTECLADKLDKGDVTALSLPSAAGHGDTDGTVCLDVPEGTPDPHRTKAAIEHLHQKILKITEQIKIEQEARDDNVAEYLKLANNADKQQASRIKQVFEKKNQKSAQTIAQLHKKLEHYHKKLKEIEQNGPSRQPKDVFRDMHQGLKDVGANVRSSISGFSGGVVEGVKGGLSGLSQATHTAVVSKPREFASLIRNKFGSADNIAHLKDTLDDGHPEEASRALSGSATLVSSPKYGSDDECSSATSGSAGGSNSGAGPGGLGSPKCNTLDSHHNNFDTILEELREIKDSQSHLEDSMEDLKAQLQRDYTYMTQCLQEERYRYERLEEQLNDLTELHQNEMTNLKQELASMEEKVAYQSYERARDIQEAVESCLTRVTKLELQQQQQQVVQLEGVENANARALLGKFINVILALMAVLLVFVSTIANFITPLMKTRMRILSTALLVLFLFFLWKHWDSISYFLEHVLLPS; encoded by the exons aaaaTCCAGCAGCTGTCCGAAGGGTCCATGTTCGGCCATGGCCTGAAGCACCTTTTCCACAGCCGCCGGCGCTCGCGGGAGCGGGAGCAGCAGAGCTCGCAGGATGCTGTGCCGCCGCACTGCGCCGCGTCCGACCACGACTCCCCCGACGAGAAGGAGAGGTCCCCCGAGATGCACCGCGTGTCCTACGCCGTGTCCCTGCACGACCTCCCGGCGCGTCCCACCGCCTTCAACCGGGTGCTGCAGCAGATCCGCTCGCGCCCCTCCATCAAGCGCGGCACCAGCCTGCACAGCGGCAGCCGGCGCGCCAAGAGCGGCTCCTTGGAGCCGCAGAAGGGGAGCCCCCATCTCCTCCGCAAGGCCCCCCAGGACAGCAGCCTCACGGCCATCCTGCATCAGCACCAGGGGCGGCCCAGGTCCTCCTCCACCACTGACACTGCCATCCTGCTGGCCGAGAGCGGGGCCGTCTACCTGCTCACCGAAGACACCGAGTGCCTGGCCGATAAG CTGGACAAGGGGGATGTGACCGCGCTGAGCCTGCCCTCCGCCGCCGGGCACGGCGACACCGACGGCACCGTCTGCCTGGACGTCCCCGAGGGCACCCCCGACCCGCACAGGACGAAAGCGGCCATCGAGCACCTGCACCAGAAGATCCTCAAGATCACGGAGCAGATCAAGATCGAGCAGGAGGCCCGCGATGACAACGTGGCCGAGTACCTGAAGCTGGCCAACAACGCGGACAAGCAGCAGGCGTCCCGCATCAAGCAGGTCTTTGAGAAGAAGAACCAGAAGTCGGCGCAGACCATCGCGCAGCTCCACAAGAAGCTGGAGCACTACCACAAGAAGCTGAAGGAGATCGAGCAGAACGGCCCTTCCCGGCAGCCCAAGGATGTTTTCCGGGACATGCACCAGGGTCTCAAGGACGTGGGTGCCAACGTTCGCTCCAGCATCAGCGGCTTCAGCGGCGGCGTGGTGGAAGGCGTCAAGGGGGGGCTCTCGGGTCTGTCGCAGGCCACGCACACCGCCGTGGTCTCCAAGCCGCGGGAGTTCGCCAGCCTCATCCGGAACAAGTTCGGCAGCGCGGACAACATCGCGCACCTGAAGGACACGTTGGACGACGGGCACCCGGAGGAGGCCTCGCGCGCGCTCAGCGGCAGCGCCACGCTGGTCTCCAGCCCCAAGTACGGCAGCGATGACGAGTGCTCCAGTGCCACCTCCGGCTCGGCCGGAGGCagcaactccggggcaggaccCGGCGGGCTGGGGAGCCCCAAGTGCAACACGCTGGACAGCCACCACAATAACTTCGACACCATCCTGGAGGAGCTCCGGGAGATCAAGGACAGCCAGTCGCATCTGGAGGACTCCATGGAGGACCTCAAGGCGCAGCTGCAACGGGATTACACCTACATGACGCAGTGCTTGCAGGAGGAGCGGTACAG GTACGAGCGCCTGGAGGAGCAGCTCAACGACCTCACCGAGCTGCACCAGAACGAAATGACCAACCTGAAGCAGGAGCTGGCCAGCATGGAGGAGAAGGTGGCCTACCAGTCCTACGAGAGGGCACGGGACATCCAG GAGGCGGTGGAGTCCTGCCTGACGCGGGTGACCaagctggaactgcagcagcagcagcagcaagtggTGCAGCTGGAAGGGGTGGAGAACGCCAATGCCCGGGCGCTGCTGGGCAAGTTCATCAACGTCATCCTGGCCCTGATGGCCGTGCTGCTCGTCTTCGTCTCCACCATCGCCAACTTCATCACCCCGCTCATGAAGACCCGCATGCGCATCCTCAGCACCGCCCTGCTcgtcctcttcctcttcttcctctggaaGCACTGGGACTCCATCAGCTACTTCCTGGAGCAcgtcctgctccccagctga